In the genome of Fulvivirga maritima, one region contains:
- a CDS encoding DUF4999 domain-containing protein — MKTCFKSMLFVALSVVLLTSCSDDDDENEITGNYVSIEDNEFNLKGGALEFQDVVVGESGEDLSWLSLMLYSDGLEVYESDGEIEVDGEGFGMFFEALSSAEVEGLGPGKYTYIGDMAIEAGLLFYGDYEDVGGNLEGAFVSGAMTVEKDGDDYEITFDMVNEEGHKLKGYYKGSLYYYGPE, encoded by the coding sequence ATGAAGACATGTTTTAAATCAATGCTTTTTGTGGCACTTAGTGTTGTGCTACTGACATCATGTTCTGATGACGATGATGAAAATGAGATAACCGGTAATTATGTAAGTATAGAAGATAACGAATTCAATTTGAAAGGCGGTGCTCTTGAATTTCAAGACGTTGTAGTAGGGGAGTCGGGTGAAGATTTAAGTTGGTTGTCCTTAATGCTGTATTCTGACGGTTTAGAGGTTTACGAAAGTGATGGTGAAATTGAAGTTGATGGAGAAGGGTTCGGGATGTTTTTTGAAGCATTGTCTTCAGCTGAAGTAGAGGGACTTGGCCCAGGAAAATACACTTATATCGGTGATATGGCGATTGAAGCAGGATTACTATTTTATGGAGATTATGAAGATGTAGGCGGAAACTTGGAAGGCGCCTTCGTTTCAGGGGCTATGACTGTAGAAAAAGACGGGGACGACTATGAAATCACCTTTGATATGGTTAATGAAGAAGGCCATAAGTTAAAAGGATATTATAAAGGTAGTCTGTATTATTATGGACCGGAATAA
- a CDS encoding beta-glucosidase yields the protein MIDKLKKLALGASLLVTFSHVSVAQKAPQLGKASIDEVINAMTAEEKADLLIGPGMPGYAGLVPLEGEPDVRVLGAAGGTRAIPRLGIPETVVADGPAGLRIQPKRKGDDNTYYATAFPVGTALASTWNTELIEEVGKAMGEEVKEYGVDVLLAPALNIHRNPLNGRNFEYYSEDPLVSGEIAAAYVNGIQSNGVGTSIKHYAANNQETNRLTINEHITERAMRELYLRGFEIAIKNSQPWTIMSAYNKINGEYASSHKDMLTTILRDEWGYEGFVMTDWFGGYAGFQSIMTEGAESDVVAQIEAGNDLLMPGMEAQHARLVKALKEGKISEEAVNKSLKRILNMVLNSPTFKKYKYSNKPDLKAHAEVTRQAAAEGMVLLKNNDNVLPYTEKSTPVAVFGNTSYNFIAGGTGSGDVNEAYTVSLIEGLKKAGYQIDEDLKKQYVPFVDDAVAKEMKRREENGGLLAVPQRLIEMPLEDDLAQQKAKSSEVAVITIGRNSGENEDRHINDDFYLGQDEIKLINKVSEAFHAENKKVIVILNIGGVIETASWKDKVDAILLAWQPGQEGGNSVADVFSGKVNPSGKLTMTFPVDYNNHPSAANWLGTPIADPEEVFYEEGIYVGYRYFNTFGVQPVYEFGYGKSYTSFEYSDLKLSEGTFKDEIEVSFKVTNTGKVAGKEIAQLYLSAPAVLVDKPEAELKAFAKTKTLKPGKSEKISFTLKAKDLASFVDAQSAWVAEQGTYTVKIGASSKDIQLSDSFKVDSNITAEKVNNTFDLDAEMKVLKNN from the coding sequence ATGATTGATAAACTAAAAAAACTTGCCTTAGGAGCATCGTTGCTGGTTACTTTTAGTCACGTGAGTGTGGCTCAAAAAGCACCTCAGCTTGGCAAAGCTTCTATTGATGAAGTAATAAATGCAATGACTGCCGAAGAAAAGGCAGACTTATTAATAGGACCAGGAATGCCTGGTTATGCTGGTTTGGTTCCTTTAGAGGGTGAGCCAGATGTACGTGTGTTAGGTGCTGCTGGTGGTACCAGGGCCATTCCAAGACTTGGAATACCCGAAACTGTAGTAGCAGATGGACCAGCAGGCTTAAGAATTCAGCCTAAGCGTAAAGGTGATGATAATACTTACTATGCTACGGCTTTTCCTGTAGGTACAGCACTGGCTTCTACCTGGAATACTGAGCTGATAGAGGAAGTGGGTAAAGCCATGGGAGAAGAAGTGAAAGAATATGGTGTTGATGTGCTTTTGGCTCCGGCCTTAAATATTCACAGAAACCCTCTAAATGGAAGAAACTTCGAATATTATTCAGAAGACCCATTGGTATCAGGTGAAATCGCCGCTGCTTATGTAAATGGTATACAGTCTAACGGAGTAGGTACTTCTATAAAGCATTATGCTGCTAATAATCAGGAAACCAATCGGTTGACTATCAATGAGCATATCACTGAGCGTGCTATGAGAGAGTTGTATCTAAGAGGGTTTGAAATCGCGATTAAAAATTCTCAGCCATGGACTATTATGTCGGCTTACAATAAAATAAATGGTGAGTATGCATCTTCTCATAAAGATATGCTTACTACTATTTTGAGAGACGAATGGGGATACGAAGGCTTTGTTATGACTGACTGGTTTGGTGGTTATGCTGGTTTTCAATCTATTATGACAGAAGGAGCAGAAAGTGATGTGGTGGCGCAAATAGAAGCGGGTAATGACTTGCTTATGCCTGGTATGGAAGCGCAGCATGCCAGATTAGTAAAAGCCTTGAAAGAAGGTAAGATTTCTGAAGAAGCTGTAAACAAGAGCCTGAAGCGTATTTTAAATATGGTACTTAATTCGCCAACATTTAAAAAGTACAAGTATAGCAATAAGCCAGATTTAAAAGCTCATGCTGAAGTAACTCGTCAAGCTGCAGCTGAAGGTATGGTGCTGTTAAAAAATAACGACAATGTTCTGCCTTATACTGAAAAGTCAACGCCAGTTGCTGTGTTTGGTAATACATCTTACAATTTTATTGCAGGCGGTACAGGAAGTGGAGATGTGAATGAAGCTTATACAGTTTCTTTGATTGAAGGCCTGAAAAAAGCGGGATATCAAATTGACGAAGATTTAAAGAAGCAATATGTGCCTTTCGTGGATGATGCAGTAGCTAAAGAAATGAAGCGAAGAGAGGAAAATGGAGGGTTGCTAGCGGTTCCGCAGAGATTGATAGAGATGCCTTTAGAAGATGATCTTGCGCAGCAAAAGGCTAAGTCATCAGAAGTAGCTGTGATTACCATTGGCCGCAATTCAGGAGAAAATGAAGACCGTCATATTAATGATGATTTCTATCTTGGACAAGACGAGATAAAACTTATCAATAAGGTTTCTGAAGCTTTTCATGCTGAAAACAAGAAAGTGATTGTAATCCTGAATATTGGTGGTGTTATAGAAACTGCCAGCTGGAAAGATAAGGTAGATGCCATATTGCTAGCTTGGCAACCTGGCCAGGAAGGTGGTAACTCTGTGGCTGATGTATTTTCAGGAAAAGTTAACCCTTCTGGTAAGCTAACCATGACTTTCCCGGTAGATTATAATAATCATCCTTCTGCTGCCAACTGGTTAGGTACTCCGATTGCTGACCCTGAGGAAGTATTTTATGAAGAAGGTATTTATGTAGGCTATCGTTATTTTAACACTTTTGGCGTACAGCCTGTGTATGAATTCGGCTATGGTAAATCATATACTTCTTTTGAGTATTCTGATCTTAAGCTCAGTGAAGGCACTTTTAAAGATGAGATAGAGGTATCATTTAAAGTAACTAATACGGGAAAAGTAGCTGGTAAAGAAATAGCTCAGTTATACCTTAGTGCTCCCGCTGTATTGGTAGATAAGCCAGAGGCAGAATTGAAAGCATTTGCTAAAACCAAAACTTTGAAGCCGGGAAAATCAGAGAAAATAAGCTTCACTTTAAAAGCTAAAGATCTGGCCTCATTTGTAGATGCGCAGAGCGCGTGGGTAGCCGAACAAGGTACTTACACTGTTAAAATTGGTGCATCATCTAAAGATATTCAACTGTCTGACTCTTTTAAAGTAGATAGTAACATTACAGCAGAAAAAGTAAATAACACATTTGACTTAGATGCTGAAATGAAAGTATTGAAGAATAACTAG
- a CDS encoding alpha/beta hydrolase, which produces MNKLKAILIFSFAICWVQLQAQDKTISLYEGAAPGSEGWKHKEAEMYSDLFKTQVVYNVTDPSLLLYKPKGKANKTSIIIAPGGGFQSLSINREGKDLAKELAKKGITAFVLKYRLLETKSNDPAREMMANLKDRKQFDKKTAPIKEMAGNDIKTAISYIREHAKELGIDPQKLGVIGFSAGASVILESVFHSEEETLPNFAASIYGGPSNDILEADMPASEIPLFISAASDDQLGLAPRSIDLYNKWLPSGYPVELHVYANGGHGFGMGTQGLPVDTWYKRFEDWLLQFEFLNKQ; this is translated from the coding sequence ATGAATAAATTAAAAGCAATATTAATATTTTCCTTTGCAATATGCTGGGTTCAGTTACAGGCTCAGGATAAGACCATTTCTTTGTATGAAGGAGCGGCGCCTGGCTCTGAGGGCTGGAAGCATAAAGAAGCAGAAATGTATTCTGATCTTTTTAAAACGCAGGTGGTCTATAATGTGACTGACCCCAGTTTACTATTGTACAAGCCAAAAGGGAAGGCCAATAAAACATCTATAATTATCGCTCCTGGAGGAGGTTTTCAAAGCCTTTCTATCAACCGTGAGGGGAAAGATTTGGCTAAAGAATTAGCTAAAAAAGGGATCACTGCCTTTGTGTTAAAATACAGGTTGCTAGAAACCAAATCTAACGATCCGGCCAGAGAAATGATGGCTAACCTTAAAGATCGTAAGCAGTTTGATAAGAAAACCGCTCCCATTAAAGAGATGGCTGGCAATGATATAAAAACGGCAATTTCTTACATAAGAGAGCATGCTAAGGAGCTGGGAATTGACCCTCAGAAGCTTGGAGTAATAGGTTTTTCTGCTGGAGCAAGTGTAATATTAGAAAGTGTTTTCCATAGTGAAGAAGAGACACTTCCAAATTTTGCCGCGTCGATTTATGGAGGCCCTAGCAATGATATTTTAGAAGCAGATATGCCAGCTTCCGAAATCCCGCTGTTTATCAGTGCTGCTAGTGATGACCAGTTAGGATTGGCTCCCAGAAGCATAGATTTATATAATAAGTGGCTGCCTTCAGGCTACCCTGTAGAGTTGCATGTGTATGCTAATGGCGGTCATGGTTTTGGTATGGGAACTCAAGGCTTGCCAGTAGATACCTGGTATAAGCGCTTTGAAGATTGGCTTTTACAGTTTGAATTTTTGAATAAACAATAA
- a CDS encoding glycoside hydrolase family 3 protein produces the protein MKIQNICTTILAVCLGLNSQKADAQSSDIKTVKVKSGPVLGFSQASGVKIIKVKGKAFKDLNKNGKLDPYEDWRLTPEKRAEDLASKMTVEQIAGLMLYSQHQAIPASKNSPYPGTYDGKLFEEGNIDPSLLTDQQKKFLKEDNMRHVLITSVQSPEVAAKWNNNLQAYVEGLGLGIPANNSSDPRNTATVTSEFNAGAGGHISLWPDGLAMGATFDPDLVKGFGEIASQEYRALGISTALSPQIDLGTEPRWYRIAYVFSESPDLVKDMGKAYVEGFQTSEKAFEINKGWGYHSVNAMVKHWPGGGPEEGGRDGHWAMGKFAVYPGANFNDHVKPFTEGAFKLDGGTKSASAVMPYYTISYDQDKVYNENVGNGFSKYMITELLRDKYGYDDVVCTDWLITSDEGATPGTFAGKPWGVEDLSIEERHYKVLKAGVDQFGGNNEKAPVLAAYQMGVKEFGEEYMRARFERSAVRLLKNIFRVGLFENPYVDVDETIATVGKPEFMDAGYQAQLKSVIMLKNKSSVLPIADKKTVYIPKIYTPVKTDWWGNATPATFDYPVNIDLVSQYYNVTDDPKMADFAIVFVKNPQSAEAGYSEADRQLGGNGYLPISLQYQSYTSEYGREQSIAAGDPVVDPEIINRSYKGKTATASNIMDLKTIWDTKMLMKDKPVIVSVTADKPMIFSEFEERVEGIVLNFGVSTQAVLDIISGKAEPSGLLPLQMPANMKTVELQQEDVPFDMEAYEDAEGHVYDFGYGLNWSGVINDERTKRYKP, from the coding sequence ATGAAAATACAAAATATTTGCACGACTATTTTAGCTGTTTGCTTGGGACTAAATAGTCAAAAAGCTGACGCCCAAAGCAGCGATATTAAGACGGTAAAAGTGAAGTCTGGCCCCGTGCTAGGCTTTAGCCAGGCTTCAGGTGTTAAAATCATAAAAGTAAAAGGTAAAGCGTTTAAAGACCTGAATAAAAATGGTAAGCTCGATCCTTATGAAGACTGGAGGCTGACCCCGGAGAAAAGGGCAGAAGACCTGGCTTCAAAAATGACAGTAGAACAAATAGCCGGCCTGATGCTATATAGTCAGCATCAGGCTATTCCGGCATCTAAAAACTCACCTTATCCGGGTACTTATGATGGTAAGCTGTTTGAAGAAGGAAATATTGATCCTTCTTTATTAACTGATCAGCAGAAGAAGTTTTTGAAGGAAGATAACATGCGCCACGTTCTGATTACCAGCGTGCAATCTCCTGAAGTAGCTGCTAAGTGGAATAACAACCTTCAGGCTTATGTAGAAGGGCTTGGTTTGGGTATTCCTGCTAATAATAGTTCTGATCCTAGAAATACCGCTACCGTTACTTCTGAGTTTAATGCCGGAGCAGGAGGGCATATTTCTTTATGGCCTGATGGCCTGGCTATGGGGGCTACTTTTGATCCTGATTTGGTTAAAGGATTTGGAGAGATCGCCTCTCAAGAGTATAGAGCGCTGGGTATTTCTACCGCACTTTCTCCACAGATAGATTTAGGAACAGAGCCTCGCTGGTATCGTATTGCCTATGTGTTTAGTGAAAGTCCGGACTTGGTAAAAGATATGGGTAAGGCATATGTAGAAGGTTTTCAGACTTCAGAAAAGGCCTTTGAAATCAATAAGGGTTGGGGATACCACAGTGTAAATGCTATGGTGAAACACTGGCCTGGCGGTGGGCCAGAAGAAGGCGGTAGAGATGGCCACTGGGCTATGGGTAAGTTTGCTGTGTATCCCGGAGCTAATTTTAATGATCATGTAAAGCCGTTCACAGAAGGAGCTTTCAAGCTGGATGGAGGCACTAAATCAGCTTCGGCCGTAATGCCTTACTACACCATTAGCTATGATCAGGATAAGGTTTACAATGAAAATGTAGGCAATGGCTTTAGTAAATATATGATTACTGAGCTTCTTCGAGATAAATATGGTTATGATGACGTAGTCTGCACAGATTGGCTGATCACCTCTGATGAGGGAGCTACACCGGGAACTTTCGCGGGTAAACCCTGGGGTGTAGAAGATTTAAGTATAGAAGAAAGGCATTATAAAGTACTCAAAGCTGGTGTAGATCAGTTTGGAGGCAATAATGAAAAAGCCCCTGTACTTGCGGCCTATCAGATGGGAGTAAAGGAGTTTGGAGAAGAATACATGAGGGCGCGTTTTGAGCGCTCAGCTGTAAGGCTTCTTAAAAATATCTTTAGAGTAGGCCTGTTCGAAAACCCATATGTTGATGTCGATGAGACTATAGCTACAGTTGGTAAACCTGAGTTTATGGATGCTGGCTATCAGGCTCAGCTAAAATCGGTGATAATGCTTAAAAACAAGTCATCAGTATTGCCTATTGCAGATAAGAAAACGGTTTATATCCCTAAAATTTATACTCCGGTAAAAACAGACTGGTGGGGTAATGCTACTCCTGCTACTTTTGATTATCCGGTAAATATTGATTTGGTAAGTCAGTACTATAATGTTACTGATGATCCTAAAATGGCTGATTTTGCCATTGTATTCGTGAAGAATCCTCAAAGTGCTGAGGCTGGATATAGTGAGGCTGACCGTCAGTTAGGAGGCAATGGCTACCTGCCCATATCATTACAATACCAGAGTTACACATCTGAGTACGGACGTGAGCAGAGTATAGCAGCAGGAGACCCCGTAGTAGACCCCGAAATAATTAATAGAAGTTATAAAGGTAAAACAGCTACAGCATCTAATATTATGGATCTCAAAACCATTTGGGATACCAAAATGCTGATGAAAGATAAGCCTGTGATAGTTTCAGTTACGGCAGATAAGCCCATGATTTTTTCTGAATTTGAAGAAAGGGTGGAAGGGATAGTGCTCAATTTTGGGGTGTCTACCCAGGCTGTGCTTGATATCATTTCAGGCAAAGCAGAGCCTTCTGGTTTATTGCCTTTACAAATGCCAGCAAATATGAAAACAGTAGAGCTACAGCAAGAAGATGTTCCTTTTGATATGGAAGCATATGAAGATGCTGAAGGTCATGTTTATGATTTTGGCTATGGCTTAAACTGGAGCGGTGTAATTAATGATGAAAGAACGAAACGCTATAAACCATGA
- a CDS encoding nucleoside hydrolase, with amino-acid sequence MSKRIKILIAGIMVLVTIISKAHAQHNSEHVSARARVILDNDYAGDPDGLFQLVHHLLSPSVEIRGIIGSHLRSGDGFDSSDETATHAVSNIKEVLQLMGMKDKYAVYQGSNVALTSAKKPIESVAAKAIVKEAMRSDVETPLYVVCGGGLTEIASAYLMEPRISERLTLIWIGGSEYADLATSPPGYTTLEYNTGIDLKAVQVIFNQSDIPLWQVPRNAYRQTLMSYSELKLRVETQGPIGKYLADKIYALMDKVERYNIRIGETYIMGDNPLVLLTALQSSFEADPSSSFFVMKQAPNVNDEGLYEVNHKGRFIRVYNQLDNRLMFSDFYSKLQLYNLK; translated from the coding sequence ATGTCGAAAAGAATTAAAATACTGATTGCAGGCATTATGGTTTTGGTTACAATTATATCCAAAGCACATGCTCAACATAACAGTGAACATGTGTCTGCTAGAGCTAGGGTGATTTTAGATAATGATTATGCAGGAGATCCTGATGGATTATTTCAGTTAGTACATCATTTATTATCTCCCTCTGTAGAAATACGGGGAATAATAGGCTCGCACTTGAGATCTGGAGATGGATTTGATAGTTCTGATGAAACAGCCACCCATGCTGTTAGTAATATAAAAGAGGTTCTACAGCTCATGGGGATGAAAGATAAATATGCTGTTTATCAGGGAAGTAATGTGGCCCTTACAAGCGCAAAGAAGCCTATTGAATCAGTGGCGGCTAAAGCCATAGTGAAAGAGGCAATGAGGTCAGATGTAGAAACTCCGCTATATGTAGTGTGTGGAGGTGGGCTTACCGAGATTGCAAGCGCATATTTAATGGAACCTAGAATATCTGAAAGGCTCACTTTAATTTGGATAGGAGGTAGCGAATATGCTGATTTAGCTACCTCTCCACCAGGATATACAACATTAGAATACAATACTGGTATTGATCTGAAAGCCGTACAGGTGATTTTCAACCAATCAGATATACCACTTTGGCAGGTGCCTAGAAATGCATATAGACAAACTTTAATGTCTTATTCAGAACTAAAGCTGAGAGTGGAAACACAAGGTCCAATTGGTAAATATCTTGCTGATAAAATTTATGCTTTAATGGATAAGGTGGAGAGATACAATATAAGAATAGGTGAAACTTATATTATGGGAGATAATCCCTTAGTGCTACTTACGGCCTTGCAGTCCTCTTTTGAGGCTGATCCTTCATCTAGTTTTTTTGTGATGAAACAAGCTCCTAACGTAAATGATGAGGGCTTATATGAAGTGAATCACAAGGGTAGATTCATTAGAGTTTACAATCAATTAGATAATAGACTTATGTTTTCTGATTTCTACTCTAAGCTTCAATTATATAATCTGAAATAG
- a CDS encoding sulfatase family protein, with protein sequence MYTRKIGEFFTILGTVFFLVSCGGTSSDKNAEEGHDTKAKPRPNIIFIMSDDHAVDAISAYGSEVGKLAPTPNIDRLAEDGAIFTRNYNTNSLCGPSRATIITGKFSHLNGFRMNGDQFDGTQITLPKLLGQADYSTAIIGKWHLGTEPTGFDHYDIFQGQGNYYNPDFIADGDTSVVQGYATDIVTDKGISWIEQQKDSGKPFFLMLHQKAPHRNWMAPARYYNVYDSVEFPVPSDYFREFDDSQKAAKNQIMTIYKDMYEGYDLKMTKKEGSPDLAQDPFHVEFERMTPEQRSAWNKAYQPKNDAFHQANLKGKDLHLWKYQRYMEEYLSTIKAVDDGVGEVLDYLEANGLAENTIVVYTSDQGFWMGENGWFDKRFMYETSFRQPFLIRYPKEIESGKEVNALTQNLDFAETLLDYAGVEIPADMQGKSFKPVLDGKVKDEEFRDALFYEFYDFPAFHMVDRHYGVSDGRYKLMHFYDANDYWEMYDLEKDPREHANVYDKPEYAEVQKRLHEKLNALMQEYKVPENEWKKTSPEKIEKFYDTFQRMYDTDDYLHKVILNGGDKAIFNGEKVKDSK encoded by the coding sequence ATGTATACTCGAAAGATAGGTGAGTTTTTTACCATACTGGGAACGGTTTTTTTTCTAGTAAGCTGTGGAGGAACCTCTTCAGATAAGAATGCGGAGGAAGGCCATGATACGAAGGCTAAACCCAGGCCTAATATTATCTTCATCATGTCAGATGATCATGCGGTTGATGCTATAAGTGCTTATGGCTCAGAAGTAGGTAAGCTTGCTCCTACCCCTAATATTGACCGTCTGGCAGAAGATGGCGCTATCTTCACCAGAAATTATAATACTAATTCACTTTGTGGACCAAGTAGAGCTACTATCATTACTGGTAAATTCAGTCATTTAAATGGATTCAGAATGAATGGAGATCAGTTTGATGGCACGCAAATTACCTTACCAAAGCTACTCGGTCAGGCAGATTATAGTACTGCCATAATAGGTAAATGGCATTTGGGAACCGAACCTACTGGGTTTGACCATTATGATATTTTTCAAGGACAGGGTAATTATTACAATCCTGATTTCATAGCTGATGGAGACACTTCTGTAGTTCAAGGCTATGCTACCGATATAGTTACAGATAAAGGAATCAGTTGGATAGAGCAGCAAAAAGATAGTGGAAAGCCATTTTTTCTTATGCTTCATCAAAAAGCTCCCCACAGAAACTGGATGGCACCAGCGCGATATTATAATGTGTATGATTCTGTAGAGTTTCCTGTGCCTAGTGATTACTTCCGTGAATTTGATGATTCGCAAAAAGCGGCTAAGAATCAGATCATGACCATCTATAAAGATATGTATGAAGGGTATGATCTTAAAATGACTAAAAAGGAAGGAAGTCCTGATTTGGCGCAAGATCCGTTTCATGTGGAGTTTGAAAGGATGACACCCGAGCAAAGATCAGCCTGGAATAAGGCTTACCAGCCTAAAAATGATGCTTTTCATCAAGCTAACTTAAAAGGGAAGGATCTTCACCTTTGGAAATATCAGCGATACATGGAAGAGTACCTTTCTACTATTAAAGCTGTAGATGATGGTGTAGGGGAAGTGTTGGATTATTTAGAGGCTAATGGCTTAGCCGAAAATACAATCGTGGTTTATACCTCAGATCAGGGATTTTGGATGGGAGAAAATGGTTGGTTCGATAAAAGGTTTATGTATGAAACATCTTTCAGACAACCCTTCTTAATTCGTTATCCAAAAGAAATAGAGTCAGGAAAAGAGGTTAATGCTTTAACTCAAAACCTTGATTTTGCTGAGACTTTACTTGACTATGCTGGAGTAGAAATACCTGCTGATATGCAAGGCAAATCTTTCAAACCGGTGTTGGATGGTAAAGTGAAAGACGAAGAATTTAGAGACGCATTATTCTATGAATTTTATGACTTCCCGGCATTCCATATGGTTGATCGTCATTATGGGGTTTCTGATGGTAGATATAAACTCATGCATTTTTATGATGCCAATGATTATTGGGAAATGTATGATCTTGAAAAGGATCCAAGAGAGCATGCGAATGTTTATGATAAGCCTGAATATGCTGAAGTTCAAAAACGACTCCATGAGAAGCTTAATGCTTTGATGCAAGAGTATAAAGTGCCTGAAAATGAGTGGAAAAAAACATCTCCTGAGAAGATAGAAAAGTTTTATGACACCTTCCAGCGAATGTATGATACGGATGATTATCTACATAAAGTAATTCTTAATGGGGGTGATAAAGCTATTTTCAATGGTGAAAAAGTGAAAGATTCAAAATAA
- a CDS encoding formylglycine-generating enzyme family protein codes for MRSKIIIGVWLLIAFSCKQQQKEVSNEAKVAEDTAMTSCHNNLPSRFSNTDASQQIEPRKERSTEGMILVKGSTFSMGASDKRGRPDEYPQHQVKVSSFYIDQTSVTNAQFAEFVEATGYITTAEQAPDWEELKKQLPPGTPKPADSLLVPASLVFHGTDGPVPLDNAALWWRWTSGANWRHPHGPDSDIEGKENYPVVHVSWYDANAYAQWAGKRLPTEAEFEFAARGGMEDKLYPWGNEEPYEGEPKANTWDGKFPYKNTGQDQFVSLAPVKSFPPNGYNLYDMAGNVWEWCADNYRHDYYKTVAQQLAVDPQGPERGFDPRQPTVPVKVTRGGSFMCNEMYCSGYRTTSRMMSSPDSGFEHTGFRCVMDVTSDIE; via the coding sequence ATGAGGAGTAAAATAATTATAGGGGTGTGGTTGTTGATAGCTTTTTCTTGTAAGCAACAGCAGAAAGAAGTGAGTAATGAGGCAAAAGTAGCTGAAGACACAGCTATGACTAGTTGTCACAATAACTTACCTTCCAGATTTTCTAATACAGACGCTTCACAACAGATAGAGCCCAGAAAAGAAAGAAGCACCGAAGGAATGATTTTGGTAAAGGGGAGTACATTCTCCATGGGAGCTTCAGATAAAAGAGGCAGGCCAGATGAGTATCCTCAACATCAGGTAAAAGTATCATCATTTTATATAGATCAAACATCAGTAACTAATGCCCAGTTTGCTGAATTTGTAGAAGCTACAGGTTATATTACTACGGCCGAGCAGGCGCCAGATTGGGAGGAGTTAAAAAAGCAACTTCCTCCGGGCACGCCAAAGCCAGCAGATTCTTTACTAGTACCCGCATCTTTAGTATTTCATGGCACTGACGGTCCTGTGCCTTTAGACAATGCCGCTCTCTGGTGGCGCTGGACTTCTGGAGCTAACTGGAGGCACCCTCACGGACCAGATAGTGATATAGAAGGAAAGGAGAATTACCCCGTAGTACATGTTTCATGGTATGATGCTAACGCTTATGCTCAATGGGCAGGCAAACGCTTACCTACTGAAGCTGAATTTGAGTTTGCAGCCCGCGGCGGTATGGAAGATAAGCTGTATCCATGGGGAAACGAAGAGCCTTATGAAGGCGAACCCAAAGCCAATACCTGGGATGGTAAATTTCCCTATAAAAATACAGGTCAAGACCAGTTTGTCTCTCTGGCTCCTGTTAAGTCATTTCCGCCTAATGGGTATAATCTATATGATATGGCGGGTAATGTTTGGGAATGGTGTGCTGATAACTATAGGCATGATTACTATAAAACAGTGGCCCAACAGTTAGCTGTAGATCCGCAGGGCCCAGAAAGAGGTTTCGATCCCAGGCAGCCAACAGTACCCGTAAAAGTAACGCGTGGAGGATCCTTCATGTGTAATGAAATGTATTGTTCAGGTTATAGAACAACATCCAGAATGATGTCTTCACCTGATAGTGGTTTTGAGCATACCGGTTTTAGGTGTGTGATGGATGTAACAAGTGATATAGAATAA
- a CDS encoding NUDIX hydrolase, with protein MTIKIHQKLVDDSNKNKELYLPSVSIDCTVFGFSEGILKVLLIKIKQAKQWGLPGGYLKKDEDLHTATQRILKERTGAGEIFLNHFNTYGDPYRSQEFFKDYPDDLWNKQRFISIAYYALIDFSTLTPTPGEYTKSAEWVDLNELPELMMDHGQILQDALIHLRRDLNYKPIGLNLLPHKFTMPELQKLYETLLDKKLNRGNFYRKMMRYGILTKLNETRKGGAHKAPDLYTFNQEVYEKTLKEGLQESW; from the coding sequence ATGACTATTAAAATACATCAAAAACTTGTAGATGATTCCAATAAGAACAAGGAGCTCTATCTACCCAGTGTATCAATAGATTGTACCGTATTTGGTTTTAGTGAGGGAATATTAAAGGTTTTGCTTATTAAGATAAAACAAGCAAAGCAATGGGGCCTACCTGGTGGATACCTTAAAAAGGATGAAGATCTGCACACTGCTACTCAGCGTATTTTAAAAGAGAGAACAGGCGCTGGAGAAATTTTCCTTAATCATTTCAATACTTACGGCGATCCGTATCGATCTCAGGAATTTTTTAAAGACTACCCTGATGACCTATGGAATAAGCAGCGATTTATTTCCATTGCTTATTATGCACTTATAGATTTTTCCACGCTTACACCCACTCCGGGAGAATATACTAAATCCGCCGAATGGGTAGACCTGAATGAGCTCCCTGAGCTGATGATGGACCATGGTCAGATATTACAAGATGCCCTGATCCACCTAAGAAGGGACTTGAATTATAAACCAATAGGCCTTAATCTATTACCACATAAGTTTACAATGCCTGAGCTGCAAAAACTATATGAGACTTTACTCGATAAAAAGCTCAACAGGGGTAACTTCTATAGAAAAATGATGCGATACGGCATACTAACCAAGCTAAATGAAACCCGCAAAGGAGGCGCTCACAAAGCTCCGGACCTATATACCTTCAATCAGGAAGTGTATGAAAAAACCCTTAAAGAAGGACTACAGGAAAGCTGGTAA